CGCAAGGAGTTCCGCGACGCGATCCGCTCGCGGTGGCTCCACGGCTCGACACTGTTCTTCGTGCTGTTCCTCGCCGGGACCGCGGGGCTCTTTTTCGGCGTCCTCCTGGGTCCCGAGAGCCGTCAGGTGTCGAACCTGTTCGGATTCTTCGCCAATCTGGGCGTGTTCAGTTTCTCGTTCCCCGGGCTGCTCGCGCTCGTCCTCGGGTTTATGGCGCTCTCGACGTCGTACGGATCGATCACCGAGGAGCGCGAATCGGGGTCGATCAAACTGCTCCTGTCGCTGCCGAACTCGCGGCTCGACGCCGTCCTCGGAAAACTCCTGGGCCGCTCGGGCGTCGTCGTCGTCGCCCTGCTGGTCGGCTTCTTCGCGACCTTCGTCGTCCTCCTGGCGACCGGTACGCGGCTCGAACTCGGATCGTTCTCCCAGCAGATTCTGCTGACGGCGCTCCTGGGCGTCGCGTTCGTCTCCGTCGGTCTCAGTATCTCCGCGCTCGCGGACTCGAACCGCGAGGCGACGCTCGCGACGATGGGGCTGTATCTGGTTTTCGCGATCCTCTGGGGATCGGTCTCCGAAGGAATTCCGAAGCTCCTGAACTACGCGGCCCAACAGCTCGGTGGCGGCGGGGTCGCGGAACTCACGCGCGTCAAGCTCGGCGTCTTTCTCAAGTACCTGAACCCGTTGAAGACCTACGAGACCCTCGCTGCGCAGGCGTACTACGGCCCGGCGCAGGCCCGTCTCGTCAGCACCACGTTCGGCGAGCGGACGGTGCTGGCTCCCGTTCTCGAGGGGTCGCTTCCGTTCTACTACTCGGGGTGGTTCCTCTTTTTGATCCTGCTCGCGTGGATCGCCCTCCCCGCGGCAGTCGGCTACTGGGCGTTCGAAGGCGCCGATCTGTAACCGGATCGAGACGTCGACGCCCTAGTCCGGACGGGCAGGAGGGAGTTCATTCGAATCAATTGCGGTGACGGTGCCGAAATCACGGCCCCGTTCGTGACGTCGGAGCGCTCGGAGCCGAGCGCACGGCGCGAAGCGGCACTACTATCGACGAATACGTGCCCGTATCTCCACGAAAGTGTATATAGTCGTACAGGTGTCTGACTAATATTTATACGGTGTCATTACTCAGACTGTGTATGATGGAGACGACAGTGTCCGAACAGATCGTCGAACACGTAGCCAGCGCTACCGACACGGATCCGCTGGAGCTGCCGCCGCTGTACGAATCGATCGATCCGGACGCGTTGAACGCGCTCGTCGCGGGACCGGGCGACGTCGAAATCACGTTCCCGTACGCGGGCCGCGAGGTCTGCGTCGAGAGCGGGGGGGCGATCAGCATCGTCGACTGTTCCGAGTCACCCACAGCCGACGGTATCGCTGCCGACGACTGACAGGGAAGCCCGGACCCGCAGAGCGCGTCCGTTCGGGTCGGCGGTGGGCGGCCGGCTCTCGCACACCGGCGTCCAGGTCTGACCACACGTCCGTTCGCACGCCGTCGTGCGCTCGGATCTGAACAGCCGCGAGCCTCGAACTCCCTGTCTCTCTGCTCGTGCGCGAGACTCGTTTGCGGCGTCGCACACGGCGTCCGCCGCGGATTGGCGGCCGCTACTCCTCGGGCGGGTACTCGATTCCGTGCTCGTCGAGCAGGTCGGCGAACGCCGCCTCGTCGAGCGTCGGGACGTCGTGCGCATCGGCGTCGTCGCGTTTCGTCCGCCCCGGATTCTCGCCGACGACGAGGAAGTCCGTGTTGCCCGAGACGCTCCCGGTCGCCGTCGCTCCGTGATGCTCGATCAGCTCCTGTGCGTCGCCCCGCGTCACCGACAGCGACCCGGTGAAGACGAACGTCAGCCCGTCGAGCGCGTCGCCGGCGTCGGTGTCGACCGGCTCCGGCGCGACGCCGACATCGCGGAGTTCCTCGACAACCGCGCGGTTCCGCTCGTTGGCGAAGAACTCGTGAATGTGCCGCGCGACCGTCGGACCGACGTCCGCGACGGCTTGTAGCTCCGCTTCGCTGGCGTCCATCACCGCGTCGAGAGCCCCGAACTCCCGCGCGAGGTTCCGGGCCGTGCTGCCGCCGACCTCGGGGATCCCGAGCGCGACGAGGAAGTCTGCCAGCGGCGGCGACCGCGTGGCGTCGACCGCGTCGATCAGGTTCCGCGCGCTCGTCTCCCCCCAGCCCTCCAGGCCGGCCAGGTCACCGACCGAGAGCCGGTAGAGGTCCGGTAGCGACGACAGGACGCCCCCGTCGACCAGTTGTTCGACGCGCTCCTCGCCGAGGCCGTCGATGTCGAGCGCCGTCCGGCTGCCGTAATGAACGATCGCCCGGACGAGCTGGGCGTCGCAGGTGAGCCCGCCCGTGCAGAACGCCAGCGGGCCGTCGCGCTCGACGGGGCTGCCGCAAACCGGGCACGTCTCCGGAAAGTCGAACGTCCCCTCGGCGCGCTTCTCGATCACCTCGGCGACTTCGGGAATGACGTCGCCCGCGCGGCGAACGCGCACCTCGTCGCCGACGCCGACGCCGAGCCGTTCGATCTCGTCGGGATTGTGCAGCGACGCCCGCGAGACCGTCACGCCGCCGACGTCGACCGGGTCAAGCAGGGCGACGGGGGTGAGCCGACCGGTCCGCCCGACCTGCACGACGACGTCCGTCACCCGCGTCACCTCAGCGCGGGGCGGGAACTTGTAGGCGAACGCCCACCGGACGGCGCGGCTCGTCGCCCCCAGTCGCTCGCGGGCGTCGCGGGCGTCGACCTTGATCACGGTGCCGTCGATCTCGTAGTTCAGGTCCTCGCGCGCCTCCAACAGCGCGTCGCGGTACTCGGTCGCTTCTTCGATGGCGTCGACGACCGCGACGCGGTCGTTGGTATGGAGCCCCCACTCGCGGAGCCGGTCGAGCGTCGCCGACTGGCTCTCGGGAACCTCGCTCGCGTCCAAGACGTCGTAGAAGAAACAGTCCAGCGGCCGGTCGGCGACGACCGAGGGGTCGAGTTGGCGGAGCGTCCCGGCAGCAGCGTTCCGGGGGTTCGCGAACGGCTCCTCGTCGCGCTCGACCCGCTCGCGGTTGTGTTCGCGGAACGCGTCTTTCGGCATAAACACCTCGCCGCGAACCGCCAGCGAGTCGGGGACGTCGCCGCGGAGCGACAGCGGAATCGAGCGGATCGTCCGGACCTGCTCGGTCACGTCGTCGCCGCGCTCGCCGTCGCCGCGCGTCGCCGCCCGGACGTACTCGCCGTCCTCGTAGACGACTTCCACGGAGAGCCCGTCGAACTTCGGCTCGCAGACGTAGTCGACGTCGCCGACGGCCTCGCGGACGCGGCGGTCGAACGCCCGGACCGCGTCGGCATCGGTCGACTGCTCGATCGAGAGCATCGGCGCGCGGTGCTCGACCGTCTCGAGTTCGTCGAGCGGCTCCCCGCCGACCCGTCGGGTCGGACTCGTCCCGGTGTCGAGGTCGAAGTGGGCTTCGAGGTCCTGCAGCCGCGCGAACAGTTCGTCGTAGGCGCGGTCGGAGACGAGGGGAGCCGCCAGCACGTAGTAACGGTGGTCGTGCTCGCGGATCGCCGCTCTGAGCGCTTCGGCCTGGGCCCGGCCCTCTTCGCGGGTCAGCTCCTCGACCGGGTCGAAGTCGGTGTCGGGGTCGCGGAGATACGGATTGTCCGGGTCGGCGTACGACAGTTCCGCCGGCTCCTCCCCCTCGCGCCCCTGCTGGTCCGTCTCCGACGACGCCTCGTCGATCATGCTACCGGGTGGTCGTCCGGCGCGGTGTTAGGTGCTTCGTCGAACGATCCGGACGCGCTCGCCACGTCTTCGAACGCGGACGCGAATCCCGTGTGCGTCGCCCGAGCAGCGGCGACGGCAACCCGTACCGCTTATCCCCAAGCGCCGCAATCGCCGCGTATGGAAGAGGACTTCCTGCTCCTCAACCCCGGTCCGGTGCCCATCACCGACGAGGTGTCGGCGGCGATGGACGAGCCGATGGTCTCGCACCGATCCGCGGCGTTCGAGGCGGTCTACGAGCGTGCACAGGACGGTCTCGACTACATCTTCGAGCAGTCGACGCTCGACGGGTCCTCGACGGCGACCGAGGGAGGCGGGACCTCGCTGATTCTCAACGGGACCGCCTCGATGGGGATGGAGGCGGCCGTGGCCAACCTGGTCGGGGACGGCGGCCACGTCGTCGCGCTCGTCAACGGGAAGTTCGGCCGCCGCTTCGCGCGGATCGCCGAGCGCTACGCCGACGTCACGCGCGTCGAGGTCCCGTGGGGCGAGTCGATTCCCCTCGAAGACGTCCGCGCCGTGGTGACCGAGGGGACCGACGTGGTGACGATGGTCCACAACGAGACCAGCACGGGGCTCTTGAACCCCGTCGCCGGCGTCGGCGAGGTCGCCGACGAGTACGGCGCTCGCTTCGTCGTCGACGGCGTCACCTCCATCGGCGGCGACGCCTTCGAACTCGACTCCTGGAACGTCGATATCGCGGTCACGGACTCCCAGAAAGCGCTGGCGGCCCCGCCGGGCATCAGCGCGATGTACGTCACCGAGGAAGTCAAAGACGACTTGGACGGCGAGGCCGCGCCGTTCTACGAGGACCTGGAGTGGCACCTCCGAAAGTCCGCGTCCCACCAGACGCCCTTCACCAGTGCCGTCCCGCTGTTCCGCGCGATGGCGGTCGCCGTCGAGGACATCGTCGAGGAGACGATGCCGACGCGCATCGCCCGCCACCGCCGGCAGGCCGCGGCGTTCCGCGCCGGGTTCACCGCGATGGGACTGGACCTCTTCGCCGACGCGACGGGCGAGACGGAACTGTCGAACACCGTCACGTCGGTGTCGCTGCCCGACGCGGTCTCCGGTGACGACGCCGACGACTTCTTCGACGGCGTCGCGGCGCGCAACGTCAGCATCTCCGGCGGGCAGGGCCATCTCGGCGGCACCATCTTCCGCGTGAGCAATATGGGGGGGCTCCCCGACGCGGCCATCCGTCGCGGCGTCCGGACGGTCGGCGAGGCGATGGCCGAAGCGGGCGTCGACGTCGACGTCGACGCCGGCATCGCGGCCGCCGAGGAGGAACTCGACGTGACCGAGACGGCCTCCGCCGACGACTGAGCGAGGGCGGAGGTTTCGACGTTTCTGACGTCGTCGACCCCGTTGCCGGCGACAGGGCTCGGACCCGATCGACAGGTCCGCCCGGCATCGTTCGGGCGGCGCGAGCATATTTTCGAGCGTATTTCGGCGAGTGTCAGGACTCCGAGTCCAGTTCCTTCACGACCGTCGCCGGGTTCCCCTGGACGACCGCGTTCGCCGGGACGTCCTCGGTCACGACCGCGCCCGATCCGATCACGCTGCCGTCGCCGACGGTGACGCCGGGGTTGAGGACCGCCCGCCCGCCGATCCAGACGTCGTCACCGATCGTGACCGGCTTGCCGTATTCGAGTCCGGCGACCCGTTCGCTCGCGTCGAGCGGATGCGTCGCGGTGTAGATGTGAACGCCGGGGCCGAGCATACAGTTCCGTCCGATCTCCACCCGGCAGACGTCCAGGACGACGCAGCCGAAATTCGCGAAAAACGAGTCGCCGACGTGGATGTTGTACCCGTAGTCACAGCGAAACGGCAGTTCGAGGTAGCACTCCTCGCCGACCGTGCCGAAGAGGTCCGCGAGCAGTTCCCATCGCCGGTCCGTCTCGGCCTCGGTCGTCCGGTTGAGGCGTCTCGTGAGCGCCCGCGCCGCCTTCCGATCGGCGACGAGTTCGGGGTCTGTGGGATCGTACAACTCTCCTCGCAGCATCTTCTCCCGTTCGGTGTCCATACGCGTCACCCGTTTCGGAGGCGGATAGCTGTTTTCGAAGGCGGGTATCGGTCGCGCCGAAGCGCTCGGGGCGTAACCGCTGGTTATAAGCGTTCGAATGAATATGCATATAACACATAGTATGGTCGATGGGTTCCACACCCGGAGTCTGCACGCCGGTCAGGAGCCGGACGAGGCGACGAGCGCACGCGCGCCGCCGATCTATCAGACCACCTCCTACGCCTTCGAGGACGCCGACCACGCCGCGGACCTCTACGCGTTGGAGGCCGACGGCGACGTCTACTCGCGGATCTCGAACCCGACGACGCGGATCCTGGAGGATCGGCTCGCAGCGTTGGAGGGCGGCGTCGCCGCCGTCGCGACCGCCTCGGGGATGGCGGCGCTGGATTCGGCGACGAGCGTGCTCGCCAGCGCCGGCGACAACGTCGTCGCGAGCGCCGATATGTACGGCGGGACGGCGACGTATCTCACGAAGATGGCGACGCGCCGCGGCGTCGAGGTCCGGGTCGTGGACACCCTCGACTACGAGGCCTACGCAGAGGAGATCGACGAGGACACCGCCTTCGTCCACGTCGAGACCATCGCCAACCCGTCGCTGAAGACGCCCGACTTCGAGCGCCTCGCCGACGTCGCCCACGCCGAGGCCGCGCCGCTCGTCGTCGACAACACGTTCGCGACGCCGTATCTCTGCCGCCCGCTCGAACACGGTGCGGACATCGTCTGGGAGTCGACCACGAAGTGGATTCACGGGTCGGGCACGACGATCGGCGGGGTTCTCGTCGACGGCGGCACGTTCCCGTGGGAGCACGCCGACTACGACGAGCTCTCCGGAGAGAACCCGGCGTTCGGCGTCGACTTCGTCGAGCGCTACGGCGACGCCGCGTTCGCCAACGTCGTCCGCCAGCGCGCGCTGCGGACGCTCGGCAACCAGCAGTCGCCCTTCGACGCCTGGCAGACGATCCAGGGGCTCGAAACCCTACCGCTCCGAATGGCCCGTCACTGCGAGAACGCCCGCGACGTCGCGAGGTTCCTCCGCGACCACGCGGACGTCGCCTGGGTGTCGTATCCGGGCTTCGAGGACCATCCGACGCACGAGAACGCGCGTCGATATCTCGGCAGTGACGGCGGCGACGTGGGCGAACGTAGCGACGCGAACGAACGAGGCGACGCCGGCGAGTTCGGCGGGATGGTCACGTTCGGGCTGGCCGCCGGTTTCGAGGCGGCTAAGCGGACCTGCGAGGAGACCGAACTCGCCTCCTTCCTCGCGAACATCGGCGACGCGAAGACGCTCGTGATCCACCCGGCGTCGACGACGCACGCGCAGTTGTCGGCGGAAGAACAGCGCGCCGCGGGGCTCAGCCCCGAGATGCTCCGGCTCTCTGTCGGCATCGAAGACGCCGACGACGTGATCGCCGACCTGGACCGGGCGATCCGCGCCGCGACCCGAGACGTTTCGGGGGCGGGCGACGAAGGGGGGGCAGACGAGCGATGAAAACCGAAAGCGGCACGGTCGACCTCGGCCGGTTCGACTTCGCCTCCGGCGACGAGATCGAGAACCTCGAAGTCGCCTACGAGACCTACGGCGAGTTCGACGGCGACAGCGCGGAGCACGGCTCCGCGAGCGACCGGACGCAGTCCGGTAGCAACGCAGTGTTAGTCTGTCACGCCCTCACCGGGAGTCAGAACGTCGCGGGCTACGGCTCGGAGACGACCGGGCAGGCCCGCGCGTGGTGGAACGACATCGTCGGGCCGGGGAAGGCGATCGACACCAACGAGTACTACGTCGTCTGCGCGAACATTCCCGGGTCGTGCTACGGCACGTCGGGCCCTGCCTCCGAAGACCCCGAAGGCGAGGTGTACGGCACCGACTTCCCGCCCGTTACCCTCGGCGACTGGACGCGCTCGCAGCGACTGCTCCTCGATCAACTGGGCGTCGGGCGCCTGCACGCCGTCGTCGGCGGGAGCGTCGGCGGGATGAACGCCCTCGACTGGGCGAAGCGCTACCCCGACGACGTCCGCTACGTCGTCTCCGTGGCCGCCGCCGCTCGCCTCGACGCCCAGTGTCTCGCGCTCGACGCCGTCGCGCGCCGAGCGATCACCACCGACCCGAACTGGAACGGCGGCGAGTACTACGACCAGGACGAGAGACCGACCGACGGCCTCGCGCTCGCCCGGCAGATCGGACACATAATGTACCTCTCGAAGTCGTCGATGGAGCAGAAGTTCGGCCGCCGGGCGGCCGGCCGCGACGCCAGACGCGACTCGTTCCCGTCGGATCCGGCGGCGGCCTTCTTCCCGTACCGGGACGTCGAGTCCTACCTCGACTACCAGGCCGAGAAGTTCGTCGATCGCTTCGACGCCAACTCCTACCTCTATCTCACCCGCGCGATGGACGACTACGACCTCGCGGAGGGGTACGAGGACGACGCCCGCGCCGTCGCGGCTTTCGAGGGCGAGGCGCTGTTGCTCTCCTTCACCGGCGACTGGCACTTCACCACCGAGCAGTCCGAGACGGTCGCCGCCGCGTTCCGCGAGACCGACGCCCCGGTCGCCCACCACGTCATCGAGTCCGACCACGGCCACGACGCGTTCCTCGTCGAACCGGAGAAGGTCGGGCCGCCGCTGCGGGACTTCCTCGACGCCGGCGTCGAGGGGCGCGCCGTCCACGACACCGACGAACCGGACGCCGACTCCGGGACCGACTTCGCGCCCGTCCACGCCTCGCTGTTCAGTCAGTGACCGCCCGAAACCCGAACACACTTTTCTCCCTGCGCCGTTCTCGGGCGTATGTCTCCGTCGGAGTTCCTCGCTCGGATCGTCGGCCTGCTCGTCGCCGTCGCGGGGGTCGTCCTCGCGTGGGGCGGGTTCTTCGTCCCGACCGCGGGTGCGTCCGGCCTCGATCTGCTCGCGCGCGGTGCAGTGGTGCACATCGTCGTCGCCGGGGGCCTCACGGGCGTCGGCTTCGTCGTCGCCGGGCTCGCCCTAGTCGTCGACCGCGGTCGGTCGCTCGCGGTCACCGTCGGCGGCGTCGTCCTCGTCGCCGCGCTCGGCCTGCTCGCCGTCGGAACGAACTCGACGGGGAGCGTGCTCGGCGTCGGCGGCGTCGCGCTCGTCCTGCTTCTCACCGGCGCGTCGATCGGCGGTCGCGCGACGGCGTGACCCCGATCCGGGCCGGTTCACGC
This portion of the Halobellus litoreus genome encodes:
- a CDS encoding ABC transporter permease yields the protein MSWRAVARKEFRDAIRSRWLHGSTLFFVLFLAGTAGLFFGVLLGPESRQVSNLFGFFANLGVFSFSFPGLLALVLGFMALSTSYGSITEERESGSIKLLLSLPNSRLDAVLGKLLGRSGVVVVALLVGFFATFVVLLATGTRLELGSFSQQILLTALLGVAFVSVGLSISALADSNREATLATMGLYLVFAILWGSVSEGIPKLLNYAAQQLGGGGVAELTRVKLGVFLKYLNPLKTYETLAAQAYYGPAQARLVSTTFGERTVLAPVLEGSLPFYYSGWFLFLILLAWIALPAAVGYWAFEGADL
- a CDS encoding HalOD1 output domain-containing protein; this encodes MMETTVSEQIVEHVASATDTDPLELPPLYESIDPDALNALVAGPGDVEITFPYAGREVCVESGGAISIVDCSESPTADGIAADD
- the ligA gene encoding NAD-dependent DNA ligase LigA is translated as MSYADPDNPYLRDPDTDFDPVEELTREEGRAQAEALRAAIREHDHRYYVLAAPLVSDRAYDELFARLQDLEAHFDLDTGTSPTRRVGGEPLDELETVEHRAPMLSIEQSTDADAVRAFDRRVREAVGDVDYVCEPKFDGLSVEVVYEDGEYVRAATRGDGERGDDVTEQVRTIRSIPLSLRGDVPDSLAVRGEVFMPKDAFREHNRERVERDEEPFANPRNAAAGTLRQLDPSVVADRPLDCFFYDVLDASEVPESQSATLDRLREWGLHTNDRVAVVDAIEEATEYRDALLEAREDLNYEIDGTVIKVDARDARERLGATSRAVRWAFAYKFPPRAEVTRVTDVVVQVGRTGRLTPVALLDPVDVGGVTVSRASLHNPDEIERLGVGVGDEVRVRRAGDVIPEVAEVIEKRAEGTFDFPETCPVCGSPVERDGPLAFCTGGLTCDAQLVRAIVHYGSRTALDIDGLGEERVEQLVDGGVLSSLPDLYRLSVGDLAGLEGWGETSARNLIDAVDATRSPPLADFLVALGIPEVGGSTARNLAREFGALDAVMDASEAELQAVADVGPTVARHIHEFFANERNRAVVEELRDVGVAPEPVDTDAGDALDGLTFVFTGSLSVTRGDAQELIEHHGATATGSVSGNTDFLVVGENPGRTKRDDADAHDVPTLDEAAFADLLDEHGIEYPPEE
- a CDS encoding pyridoxal-phosphate-dependent aminotransferase family protein; amino-acid sequence: MEEDFLLLNPGPVPITDEVSAAMDEPMVSHRSAAFEAVYERAQDGLDYIFEQSTLDGSSTATEGGGTSLILNGTASMGMEAAVANLVGDGGHVVALVNGKFGRRFARIAERYADVTRVEVPWGESIPLEDVRAVVTEGTDVVTMVHNETSTGLLNPVAGVGEVADEYGARFVVDGVTSIGGDAFELDSWNVDIAVTDSQKALAAPPGISAMYVTEEVKDDLDGEAAPFYEDLEWHLRKSASHQTPFTSAVPLFRAMAVAVEDIVEETMPTRIARHRRQAAAFRAGFTAMGLDLFADATGETELSNTVTSVSLPDAVSGDDADDFFDGVAARNVSISGGQGHLGGTIFRVSNMGGLPDAAIRRGVRTVGEAMAEAGVDVDVDAGIAAAEEELDVTETASADD
- a CDS encoding sugar O-acetyltransferase: MDTEREKMLRGELYDPTDPELVADRKAARALTRRLNRTTEAETDRRWELLADLFGTVGEECYLELPFRCDYGYNIHVGDSFFANFGCVVLDVCRVEIGRNCMLGPGVHIYTATHPLDASERVAGLEYGKPVTIGDDVWIGGRAVLNPGVTVGDGSVIGSGAVVTEDVPANAVVQGNPATVVKELDSES
- a CDS encoding O-acetylhomoserine aminocarboxypropyltransferase/cysteine synthase family protein encodes the protein MVDGFHTRSLHAGQEPDEATSARAPPIYQTTSYAFEDADHAADLYALEADGDVYSRISNPTTRILEDRLAALEGGVAAVATASGMAALDSATSVLASAGDNVVASADMYGGTATYLTKMATRRGVEVRVVDTLDYEAYAEEIDEDTAFVHVETIANPSLKTPDFERLADVAHAEAAPLVVDNTFATPYLCRPLEHGADIVWESTTKWIHGSGTTIGGVLVDGGTFPWEHADYDELSGENPAFGVDFVERYGDAAFANVVRQRALRTLGNQQSPFDAWQTIQGLETLPLRMARHCENARDVARFLRDHADVAWVSYPGFEDHPTHENARRYLGSDGGDVGERSDANERGDAGEFGGMVTFGLAAGFEAAKRTCEETELASFLANIGDAKTLVIHPASTTHAQLSAEEQRAAGLSPEMLRLSVGIEDADDVIADLDRAIRAATRDVSGAGDEGGADER
- the metX gene encoding homoserine O-acetyltransferase MetX, with translation MKTESGTVDLGRFDFASGDEIENLEVAYETYGEFDGDSAEHGSASDRTQSGSNAVLVCHALTGSQNVAGYGSETTGQARAWWNDIVGPGKAIDTNEYYVVCANIPGSCYGTSGPASEDPEGEVYGTDFPPVTLGDWTRSQRLLLDQLGVGRLHAVVGGSVGGMNALDWAKRYPDDVRYVVSVAAAARLDAQCLALDAVARRAITTDPNWNGGEYYDQDERPTDGLALARQIGHIMYLSKSSMEQKFGRRAAGRDARRDSFPSDPAAAFFPYRDVESYLDYQAEKFVDRFDANSYLYLTRAMDDYDLAEGYEDDARAVAAFEGEALLLSFTGDWHFTTEQSETVAAAFRETDAPVAHHVIESDHGHDAFLVEPEKVGPPLRDFLDAGVEGRAVHDTDEPDADSGTDFAPVHASLFSQ